A genomic segment from Sphingopyxis sp. DBS4 encodes:
- a CDS encoding ShlB/FhaC/HecB family hemolysin secretion/activation protein → MIALSLPLAAQAQVAPPVASSVPTREEIQRPALPPATPPGERVIAADDSIERAPCPLANPEFADVMVTVREVQFSGGEGIDTSMLGESWHDKVGQKLPVAVVCDIRDRAATMLRARGYLAAVRVPPQTIDDGVIKLDILSARMTRVEVRGDAGANEGLLQRYLSRLDDQPVFNIADAERYLLLARDIPGLDARLTLRPGAAPGEVVGEVTVVRTPAVFDFNAQNFGSKDVGRWGGIARARIAGLTGMGDLTTLSFYATPDFDEQNVLQLAHEFRVGGEGLRFGASYTYAWTRPDITGFPVKSNTQIVSLFASYPLVLTQARRVTLGGGLDIIDQDIKLGPLPLNRDRIRVLNLRADAGWIDPASIAGKNGYSPSEPRWSLGASIEARQGLNALGASDDCGPGGAACFLPGAIPLTRIEAKPDAFLVRASAQAEWRPAKSFTLAVAPRAQWASDPLVAYEEFSGGNFTVGRGFDPGTVIGDSGVAVSAEARYGSFIPGNTKSFAVQPFVFFDAAWVWNKDSSFNGLNPQKLYSGGGGLRLAYGNLGRLDMTLAVPLNKGGFLAERPNPRFLVSLTTQFGVKAR, encoded by the coding sequence TTGATCGCCCTGAGCTTGCCGCTGGCGGCGCAGGCCCAGGTCGCGCCCCCGGTCGCGTCGTCGGTACCGACACGCGAGGAAATCCAGCGCCCCGCCCTGCCCCCCGCAACGCCGCCGGGCGAACGGGTGATCGCGGCCGACGACAGCATCGAACGCGCCCCCTGTCCGCTCGCCAATCCCGAATTCGCCGATGTCATGGTGACCGTGCGCGAGGTGCAATTCTCGGGCGGCGAAGGCATCGACACGTCGATGCTGGGCGAAAGCTGGCACGACAAGGTCGGACAGAAACTGCCGGTCGCGGTGGTTTGCGACATCCGCGACCGTGCCGCCACGATGCTGCGCGCCCGAGGTTATCTCGCCGCGGTGCGCGTGCCGCCGCAGACGATCGACGACGGCGTCATCAAGCTCGACATATTGTCCGCGCGGATGACGCGGGTCGAGGTGCGCGGCGACGCCGGCGCGAATGAAGGCCTGCTTCAGCGCTATCTGTCGCGGCTCGACGATCAGCCGGTGTTCAACATCGCCGACGCCGAACGCTATCTGCTCCTCGCCCGCGATATCCCCGGCCTTGACGCACGGCTGACGCTGCGTCCCGGTGCGGCGCCCGGCGAAGTGGTCGGCGAGGTCACGGTGGTCCGCACCCCCGCCGTCTTCGATTTCAACGCCCAGAATTTCGGCTCGAAGGATGTCGGCCGCTGGGGCGGGATCGCCCGCGCGCGCATCGCCGGCCTGACCGGCATGGGCGACCTGACCACGCTCAGCTTCTATGCGACGCCCGATTTCGACGAACAGAATGTGCTCCAGCTCGCGCATGAATTCCGCGTCGGCGGCGAAGGGCTGCGTTTCGGCGCGAGTTACACCTACGCTTGGACCCGCCCCGACATCACCGGCTTCCCGGTCAAGTCGAACACCCAGATCGTCAGTCTGTTCGCTTCCTATCCGCTCGTCCTGACGCAGGCGCGGCGCGTGACGCTGGGCGGCGGGCTCGACATCATCGACCAGGACATCAAGCTCGGCCCGCTGCCGCTCAACCGCGACCGCATCCGCGTGCTCAACCTGCGCGCCGACGCGGGCTGGATCGACCCGGCGTCGATCGCGGGCAAGAACGGCTACAGCCCATCGGAACCGCGCTGGTCGCTCGGCGCCTCGATCGAAGCGCGGCAGGGATTGAACGCCCTTGGCGCCAGCGACGATTGCGGCCCCGGCGGGGCGGCCTGTTTCCTGCCCGGCGCGATCCCGCTGACCCGCATCGAGGCGAAGCCCGACGCCTTCCTCGTCCGCGCCAGCGCGCAGGCCGAATGGCGGCCCGCGAAATCCTTTACGCTGGCGGTCGCGCCGCGCGCGCAATGGGCCAGCGATCCGCTCGTCGCCTATGAGGAATTTTCGGGAGGCAATTTCACCGTCGGCCGCGGCTTCGACCCTGGCACGGTGATCGGGGACAGCGGCGTCGCGGTGTCGGCCGAGGCGCGCTACGGCTCGTTCATCCCCGGCAACACCAAAAGTTTCGCGGTCCAGCCGTTCGTCTTCTTCGACGCCGCGTGGGTGTGGAACAAGGACAGCAGCTTCAACGGGCTCAATCCGCAAAAACTCTATTCGGGCGGCGGCGGCCTGCGCCTTGCCTATGGCAATCTCGGCCGCCTCGACATGACATTGGCCGTGCCGCTCAACAAGGGCGGCTTTCTGGCCGAGCGGCCCAATCCGCGTTTCCTGGTGTCGCTCACCACCCAGTTCGGCGTGAAGGCGCGCTGA
- a CDS encoding adenylate/guanylate cyclase domain-containing protein, which produces MATATTDFAPEEARPTAVPLRKRVRRLVMQLGPSRMAATILFLIVAILFARLSWQMPLVGDAERALYDARATLMAPHVGQDKRIVMITYNDETLFNTGIRSPLDRTILANALGNLDQMGAKAIGIDIVFDSPRPDDALLKTQLRAMKTPTWLAYAEQASNPNTIFYEQQKYLESYLADVTTATTKPTSVLFRTDGDGVIRNWPDRPKGLPPLMANALAPVDPAHADYRGNIRFLVPARVAKGQEEPVFANIPIDTFAMPMDDETRAGFSELIRGRYVLIGGDVIDNDQFNTPLSRFTDPITGLHETMIGLEVHAHMLAQQLDKDWSNPLPGPALWVLAVLVVLAGGLTSLIDMRARWVALAFLGQMAFFAAFPFWLQGHHVDTTTLPAFGWAIGWLFGYAGVGTAARTIGSRQRAFAQSALGKYLPADIAAQIMRDPDQLSLHGERRNIYCIFTDLEGFTKLSHATTPETVARLLNEYLDRLSDIVLDHGGTIDKFVGDAVVAFWGAPISRADDGEKAAAAAVAMYQAGEAFRVDLAAEDVPPIGMTRVGLHVGDAIVGNFGGEGRIQYTALGDSMNTASRLESANKSLKTGVLFSAEAAERAGRDDLVPMGRVTLRGRAQPVDVLTPRPDLSPEQRARIAALVAAHAVGDKKAYVTAATALRQEFGKDSSIMFLIERLNETEKGESYVLS; this is translated from the coding sequence ATGGCGACGGCGACCACCGATTTTGCGCCAGAGGAGGCGCGCCCCACTGCGGTTCCGCTGCGCAAACGCGTTCGCCGGCTGGTGATGCAGCTTGGTCCGTCGCGCATGGCGGCGACGATCCTGTTCCTGATCGTCGCGATCCTGTTTGCGCGGCTGAGCTGGCAGATGCCGCTCGTCGGCGACGCCGAACGCGCGCTTTACGATGCACGCGCGACGCTGATGGCGCCGCATGTCGGACAGGACAAGCGCATCGTCATGATCACCTATAATGACGAGACCTTGTTCAACACTGGCATCCGCTCGCCGCTCGACCGTACGATTCTCGCCAACGCGCTGGGCAACCTCGACCAGATGGGCGCGAAAGCGATCGGGATCGATATCGTCTTCGACTCTCCCCGCCCCGACGACGCGCTGCTGAAGACACAGCTTCGCGCGATGAAGACGCCGACCTGGCTCGCCTATGCGGAGCAGGCGAGCAACCCCAACACGATCTTCTACGAACAGCAGAAATATCTCGAATCCTATCTGGCCGATGTCACGACCGCAACGACGAAGCCGACCAGCGTGCTGTTCCGCACCGACGGCGACGGGGTGATCCGCAACTGGCCCGACCGGCCCAAGGGGCTGCCGCCGTTGATGGCGAACGCGCTTGCGCCCGTCGATCCGGCGCATGCCGATTATCGCGGCAACATCCGCTTTCTCGTTCCCGCACGCGTCGCAAAGGGGCAGGAAGAGCCGGTCTTCGCGAACATCCCGATCGACACGTTCGCGATGCCGATGGACGATGAAACGCGCGCCGGCTTTTCGGAGCTGATCAGGGGCCGCTATGTCCTGATCGGCGGCGACGTGATCGACAACGACCAGTTCAACACGCCGCTCAGCCGCTTCACCGATCCGATCACCGGACTGCACGAGACCATGATCGGGCTGGAGGTCCACGCGCATATGCTGGCGCAGCAACTCGACAAGGACTGGTCCAATCCGCTGCCCGGCCCGGCGCTCTGGGTGCTGGCGGTCCTCGTGGTGCTCGCGGGCGGGCTCACCAGCCTCATCGATATGCGCGCACGCTGGGTCGCGCTCGCTTTCCTCGGCCAGATGGCCTTCTTCGCCGCTTTCCCCTTCTGGCTGCAGGGCCACCATGTCGACACCACTACCCTTCCCGCCTTTGGCTGGGCGATCGGCTGGCTGTTCGGCTATGCCGGGGTCGGCACCGCCGCGCGCACGATCGGGTCGCGCCAGCGCGCCTTCGCGCAGTCGGCGCTCGGAAAATATTTGCCCGCCGACATCGCGGCGCAGATCATGCGCGACCCCGACCAGCTCTCGCTCCACGGCGAGCGGCGCAACATCTATTGCATCTTCACCGATCTCGAAGGCTTCACCAAATTGAGCCATGCGACGACGCCGGAAACGGTCGCGCGGCTGCTCAACGAATATCTCGACCGCCTGTCGGACATCGTGCTCGACCATGGCGGAACGATCGACAAGTTCGTCGGCGACGCCGTCGTCGCCTTTTGGGGGGCGCCGATCAGCCGGGCGGACGATGGCGAAAAGGCCGCCGCCGCGGCGGTCGCCATGTATCAGGCGGGCGAGGCCTTCCGGGTCGACCTGGCAGCCGAGGACGTGCCGCCGATCGGCATGACCCGCGTCGGCCTGCACGTCGGCGACGCCATCGTCGGCAATTTCGGCGGCGAGGGGCGCATCCAATATACCGCGCTCGGCGACAGCATGAACACGGCATCGCGGCTCGAATCGGCGAACAAGAGCCTGAAGACCGGCGTCCTCTTTTCGGCCGAAGCCGCCGAACGCGCGGGCCGCGACGATCTGGTGCCGATGGGCCGCGTCACGTTGCGCGGCCGGGCACAGCCGGTCGACGTGCTGACACCCCGCCCCGACCTGTCGCCCGAACAGCGCGCGCGCATCGCGGCGCTTGTCGCGGCGCACGCCGTGGGCGATAAAAAAGCCTATGTGACCGCCGCCACAGCATTGCGGCAGGAGTTCGGTAAGGATTCCTCCATCATGTTCCTGATCGAACGCCTGAACGAGACCGAAAAGGGAGAAAGCTATGTCCTTTCCTGA